The following are encoded in a window of Streptomyces sp. SAT1 genomic DNA:
- the manB gene encoding phosphomannomutase/phosphoglucomutase (converts mannose-6-phosphate to mannose-1-phosphate; the resulting product is then converted to GDP-mannose by ManC which is then used in the synthesis of mannose-containing glycoconjugates that are important for mediating entry into host cells), protein MTTEPEDDLYDRIVTPYDIRGLFRAEVDPGLAYRVGAAFTELTGADTVAVAHDARQSSPVLADAFAQGVLDQGADVLDAGLGSTDCLYHVSGRLDIPGAMITAGRAPAAYNGIRLCRAGAADLDEGTGLELLRRRLREPRPPLTDRPGSVLPGRAVDDYAAHLRSLVDLSDIRPLKVVVDAGNGMAGLTAPLVLAHPSVELVPLRFELDGTFPFGAPDLADVSALRDAVRESGADVGLAFDGDGDRMLAVDERGAVVPPAAVIALVAGRELARRPGAAVVHDLVTATSAIDAIKEAGGIPVRSRTGPAAIKALMAEQDAAFGGAHCGHYYFRDFWYADTGMLAALHLLAELGDTACELSELAARHDRYASSGPVDVRVPDPLAALQRVVRHFAAQGTALDHLDGVTGELPDGSWFNVRAPGTGPVVRVNVEAGTVAAMGRLRDRVVDVVVSAGR, encoded by the coding sequence ATGACCACTGAACCCGAGGACGACCTGTACGACCGGATCGTCACCCCGTACGACATCAGGGGCCTGTTCCGGGCCGAGGTCGACCCCGGCCTCGCCTACCGGGTCGGTGCCGCCTTCACCGAGCTGACCGGCGCGGACACCGTCGCCGTCGCGCACGACGCGCGGCAGTCCTCGCCGGTGCTCGCCGACGCGTTCGCCCAGGGCGTCCTCGACCAGGGCGCCGACGTCCTGGACGCGGGCCTGGGCTCCACCGACTGCCTGTACCACGTCTCGGGCCGCCTGGACATCCCCGGCGCCATGATCACGGCGGGCCGTGCTCCCGCCGCGTACAACGGGATCCGGCTGTGCCGGGCCGGGGCCGCCGACCTCGACGAGGGCACCGGCCTGGAACTGCTGCGCCGCCGGCTGCGCGAGCCGCGCCCGCCGCTGACCGACCGCCCCGGCTCGGTGCTGCCCGGCCGCGCCGTGGACGACTACGCCGCGCATCTGCGCTCGCTCGTGGACCTCTCGGACATCCGCCCGCTGAAGGTCGTCGTCGACGCCGGGAACGGGATGGCGGGGCTGACGGCGCCCCTGGTCCTCGCCCATCCCTCGGTCGAACTGGTGCCGCTGCGCTTCGAGCTGGACGGGACCTTCCCCTTCGGTGCGCCGGACCTGGCGGACGTGAGCGCGCTGCGGGACGCGGTACGGGAGTCGGGCGCCGACGTGGGTCTCGCCTTCGACGGGGACGGCGACCGGATGCTCGCCGTCGACGAACGCGGCGCCGTGGTGCCGCCCGCCGCGGTGATCGCGCTGGTGGCCGGGCGCGAGCTGGCCCGCCGGCCGGGCGCCGCCGTGGTCCACGACCTGGTCACCGCCACCTCCGCCATCGACGCCATCAAGGAGGCGGGCGGCATCCCGGTGCGCTCGCGCACCGGCCCGGCGGCCATCAAGGCGCTGATGGCCGAGCAGGACGCGGCGTTCGGCGGTGCGCACTGCGGCCACTACTACTTCCGTGACTTCTGGTACGCCGACACGGGCATGCTGGCCGCGCTGCACCTGCTGGCCGAACTCGGCGACACGGCCTGCGAGCTGTCCGAGCTGGCGGCCCGGCACGACCGGTACGCCTCCTCGGGGCCGGTCGACGTCCGGGTGCCCGATCCGCTGGCCGCCCTGCAGCGTGTGGTGCGGCACTTCGCCGCGCAGGGCACGGCGCTCGACCACCTCGACGGGGTGACCGGCGAACTGCCCGACGGCTCGTGGTTCAACGTGCGCGCCCCGGGGACCGGCCCCGTCGTCCGGGTGAACGTGGAGGCGGGGACGGTCGCGGCGATGGGGCGGCTGCGGGACCGGGTGGTGGACGTGGTGGTCAGCGCCGGTCGATGA
- a CDS encoding helix-turn-helix domain-containing protein: protein MDHTKAERAEGLGGRIRTLRTRRGLKQQDLASAEASTSYISLIESGKRVPSSPVLATIAEKLGTSPEYLLTGIDDHRAEEYRLKLAFAEMALRNGDNGEALQSFGELLSNRSVLDGSMIRRALIGQAAALEKTGRLEAAISVLDDLHRDPAIAVGSDEWCRIAVALCRCYRDAGDIALSIDIGERAVAQLDGLGLETTMDHIQLGVTLMGSYHTRGDLTRAQLLGERLLPAAETQGSHGARGAVYWNAGLVAGSQGRLSEAIALTERALAMMAEGDNARHAAMLRMNYGSMLLQLDPPHPERALELLESAQEALAEVGSASELSRCELNLANAEKQLGHWDAAAAHAERALGLLGADSRVLSALARTYLAEIHLLRNSPDEAVQHLHSAARQLRQQPASHDAAQTWRHIGDLWRQGGAQDEALKAYDMALTAAGLARTRAPEAALIDRR, encoded by the coding sequence ATGGATCACACCAAGGCGGAACGGGCAGAGGGCCTTGGGGGCCGCATAAGGACCCTTCGGACACGGCGCGGGCTCAAGCAGCAGGATCTGGCCTCGGCGGAAGCCTCCACGAGCTACATCTCGCTGATCGAGTCGGGCAAGCGGGTGCCGTCCTCTCCGGTGCTGGCCACCATCGCGGAGAAGCTCGGCACCTCCCCCGAGTACCTGCTGACCGGTATCGACGACCACCGCGCCGAGGAGTACCGGCTGAAGCTCGCCTTCGCCGAGATGGCGCTGCGCAACGGAGACAACGGTGAGGCCCTCCAGTCCTTCGGTGAACTGCTCTCCAACCGCTCCGTGCTGGACGGCTCCATGATCCGGCGCGCCCTCATCGGCCAGGCCGCCGCACTGGAGAAGACGGGCCGGCTGGAGGCCGCCATCTCCGTCCTGGACGACCTGCACCGCGACCCCGCCATCGCCGTCGGCTCCGACGAGTGGTGCCGTATCGCGGTCGCCCTGTGCCGCTGCTACCGCGACGCCGGGGACATCGCGCTCAGCATCGACATCGGGGAACGGGCCGTGGCCCAGCTCGACGGGCTCGGCCTGGAGACCACGATGGACCACATCCAGCTCGGCGTCACCCTCATGGGCTCGTACCACACCCGGGGCGACCTGACCCGGGCCCAGCTCCTCGGCGAGCGGCTGCTGCCCGCCGCCGAGACCCAGGGCTCCCACGGGGCCCGGGGCGCCGTCTACTGGAACGCGGGCCTGGTGGCCGGCTCCCAGGGCCGGCTGAGCGAGGCCATCGCGCTGACCGAACGGGCGCTCGCGATGATGGCCGAGGGCGACAACGCGCGCCACGCGGCCATGCTCCGGATGAACTACGGCTCCATGCTGCTCCAGTTGGACCCACCCCATCCCGAACGCGCCCTGGAACTGCTGGAGTCGGCGCAAGAGGCGCTGGCCGAGGTCGGCAGCGCCAGCGAGCTGTCCCGCTGCGAGCTGAACCTGGCCAACGCGGAGAAGCAGCTCGGCCACTGGGACGCGGCCGCCGCCCACGCCGAGCGCGCGCTCGGGCTGCTCGGCGCCGACTCCCGGGTGCTGTCCGCGCTGGCCCGGACGTACCTCGCCGAGATCCACCTGCTGCGCAACTCCCCCGACGAGGCCGTGCAGCACCTCCACTCGGCCGCCCGCCAGCTGCGGCAGCAGCCCGCCTCGCACGACGCCGCGCAGACCTGGCGCCACATCGGGGACCTGTGGCGCCAGGGCGGTGCGCAGGACGAGGCCCTGAAGGCCTACGACATGGCGCTCACCGCCGCGGGACTGGCCCGCACCCGCGCCCCGGAGGCCGCGCTCATCGACCGGCGCTGA
- the glgA gene encoding glycogen synthase produces MDLLTREYPPAVYGGAGVHVAELSRSLRRLTDVRVRCLGEPRQENDVTAYATDTRLAAADAALGFLGADLAMARDCAGAGVVHSHTWYANMAGHLARTLHGPAHVMTMHSLEPLRPWKAEQLGGGYALSSWMERTAVTAADRVVAVSAAMREDVLRVYPEVSPDRVRVIHNGIDADAYRADPRTDALHRHGIDPERPYALFVGRVTRQKGLPHLLRAAFGLPPEAQLVLCCGQPDTPRIAAEVAALVEELRTVRDGVFRVDGMLDPTSVRQLLTHARVFVCPSVYEPMGIVNLEAMACGTAVVASAVGGIPEVVADGETGTLVPFEARPDATGEPADPEKFAGRLGLAIGELIADPARAERFGAAGRRRAVEHFSWHRAAERTMEVYAEAVAAR; encoded by the coding sequence GTGGACCTGCTCACCCGCGAATACCCGCCCGCCGTCTACGGCGGCGCGGGGGTCCATGTGGCCGAGCTGTCCCGCAGCCTGCGGCGGCTCACGGACGTACGAGTGCGCTGCCTGGGGGAGCCCCGGCAGGAGAACGACGTCACGGCCTACGCGACCGACACCCGGCTCGCCGCCGCCGACGCGGCCCTCGGGTTCCTCGGCGCGGACCTGGCCATGGCGCGGGACTGTGCCGGTGCGGGAGTCGTGCACAGTCACACCTGGTACGCCAACATGGCGGGTCACCTCGCTAGGACCCTGCACGGGCCGGCCCATGTCATGACGATGCACAGCCTGGAACCACTGCGGCCCTGGAAGGCCGAGCAACTGGGGGGCGGTTACGCGCTGTCGAGCTGGATGGAGCGCACGGCCGTCACCGCCGCCGACCGCGTCGTCGCCGTCTCGGCGGCGATGCGCGAGGACGTCCTGCGGGTCTACCCGGAGGTCTCGCCGGACCGGGTGCGGGTCATCCACAACGGCATCGACGCGGACGCGTACCGCGCCGACCCCCGCACCGACGCGCTGCACCGCCACGGCATCGACCCCGAGCGGCCCTATGCGCTGTTCGTCGGCCGTGTCACCCGGCAGAAGGGGCTGCCGCACCTGCTGCGCGCCGCGTTCGGCCTGCCGCCCGAGGCGCAGCTCGTGCTGTGCTGCGGGCAGCCGGACACCCCGCGTATCGCCGCCGAGGTGGCGGCCCTCGTCGAGGAACTGCGCACCGTGCGCGACGGGGTGTTCCGCGTCGACGGGATGCTGGACCCCACGTCCGTACGCCAACTGCTCACCCACGCGCGTGTGTTCGTGTGCCCCTCGGTGTACGAGCCGATGGGCATCGTGAACCTGGAGGCGATGGCCTGCGGCACGGCGGTCGTGGCGTCGGCCGTCGGGGGCATCCCCGAGGTCGTCGCCGACGGGGAGACCGGCACGCTGGTCCCCTTCGAGGCCCGGCCCGACGCCACCGGCGAACCGGCCGACCCGGAGAAGTTCGCCGGGCGGCTCGGCCTCGCGATCGGCGAGCTGATCGCCGACCCGGCGCGCGCCGAGCGGTTCGGCGCCGCCGGCCGGCGGCGGGCCGTGGAGCACTTCTCGTGGCACCGGGCCGCCGAACGCACCATGGAGGTCTACGCGGAGGCCGTGGCGGCGCGCTGA
- a CDS encoding dipeptide ABC transporter ATP-binding protein encodes MSAVLELSGLHVGFGPGRPALRGVDLTLDRGEVLGLVGESGAGKTLTALAALGLLPREAAVRGSVRLLGTELVGLPVRDLARLRGRRIAMVFQDPLAAFTPVHRIGDQIGEVLRIHERPRPTRRSARRRAVELLTGLRVPEPERVARAYPHELSGGLRQRAMIAMAVAGRPDVIVADEPTSSLDVSVQAEILTALQDARAATGAALLLVSHDLGVVAGAADRVAVMYAGRVVETAPTRELFAAPRMPYTVGLLAAAPRLDAAHALTQIPGTPPAPGEAVAGCAFAPRCPVAGPECARTAPALEPLVEQRGSATHLVACLRPRVTASRGAADLYPASPPPAPRPRSAVPALRVTALRADHRSHRAVHHVDLEVRRSETVALVGESGAGKSTTLDRIIALTAPDSGRVEVLGQDTAALTRAAARGLRGRVQLVLQDCAASLDPRMTVARIVAEPMEALRTPAERVAARTRELLAQVELDPATAGRRPHQLSGGQLQRVALARALAVRPELLLLDEPVSALDVSVQAGIIALLRRVTSAPGSPACLLVSHDLAVVRQLADRVVVMYGGRTVESGTVGAVFDRPRHPYTRALLSAVPASVPRAGHGRTEGPEPPEPPGLPELPGLPVVDGDVSAGCAFRARCPVHRRLPPEHRLLCERDLPAPAEDGAACHFPHPDEGAPLHGRTASKGRPPAQ; translated from the coding sequence ATGAGCGCGGTGCTCGAACTGAGCGGACTGCACGTGGGGTTCGGGCCGGGGCGCCCCGCCCTGCGCGGTGTCGACCTGACCCTGGACCGCGGTGAGGTGCTCGGCCTCGTCGGCGAGTCGGGCGCGGGCAAGACCCTCACCGCGCTCGCGGCGCTCGGGCTGCTGCCGCGCGAGGCGGCGGTGCGCGGTTCGGTGCGGCTGCTCGGCACCGAACTGGTCGGCCTCCCGGTGCGCGACCTGGCGCGGCTGCGCGGCCGGCGGATCGCCATGGTGTTCCAGGACCCGCTGGCCGCGTTCACCCCGGTGCACCGGATCGGCGACCAGATCGGCGAGGTGCTGCGCATCCACGAACGGCCGCGCCCCACCCGGCGCTCGGCACGGCGGCGGGCCGTGGAACTGCTCACCGGGCTGCGCGTGCCCGAGCCGGAACGGGTGGCGCGCGCCTATCCGCACGAACTCTCCGGCGGGCTGCGCCAGCGCGCCATGATCGCGATGGCGGTCGCGGGCCGGCCGGACGTCATCGTCGCCGACGAACCGACCAGTTCCCTGGACGTCAGCGTGCAGGCGGAGATCCTGACCGCGCTCCAGGACGCGCGGGCGGCGACCGGTGCGGCGCTGCTGCTGGTCAGCCATGACCTCGGGGTGGTGGCGGGCGCCGCCGACCGGGTGGCGGTGATGTACGCGGGGCGGGTGGTGGAGACGGCGCCCACGCGCGAGCTGTTCGCCGCGCCCCGGATGCCGTACACCGTGGGGCTGCTCGCCGCGGCCCCGCGGCTGGACGCGGCCCACGCGCTGACCCAGATACCGGGGACGCCCCCGGCGCCGGGGGAAGCCGTCGCGGGCTGCGCGTTCGCGCCGCGCTGCCCGGTGGCCGGGCCCGAGTGCGCGCGCACCGCGCCCGCGCTGGAACCGCTGGTGGAACAACGTGGTTCGGCCACGCATCTGGTGGCCTGTCTGCGCCCGCGTGTCACGGCCTCCCGCGGCGCGGCCGACCTCTATCCCGCCTCGCCCCCGCCCGCGCCCCGGCCCCGCTCCGCCGTCCCGGCCCTGCGGGTCACGGCCCTGCGCGCCGACCACCGCTCCCACCGCGCGGTCCACCACGTCGATCTGGAGGTCCGGCGCAGCGAGACCGTCGCGCTGGTCGGCGAGTCCGGCGCGGGCAAGTCGACGACGCTGGACCGGATCATCGCGCTCACCGCACCCGACTCGGGCCGCGTCGAGGTCCTGGGCCAGGACACGGCGGCGCTGACCCGGGCGGCGGCGCGGGGGCTGCGCGGCCGGGTGCAGCTCGTGCTCCAGGACTGCGCGGCGAGCCTGGACCCCCGGATGACGGTCGCGCGGATCGTCGCCGAGCCGATGGAGGCGCTGCGCACCCCGGCGGAGCGGGTGGCCGCCCGCACCCGTGAGCTGCTGGCCCAGGTGGAGCTGGACCCGGCGACCGCCGGACGCCGTCCGCACCAGCTCTCCGGCGGACAGCTCCAGCGGGTCGCCCTGGCCCGCGCGCTCGCGGTCCGTCCCGAACTGCTGCTGCTGGACGAGCCGGTGTCGGCGCTGGACGTGTCGGTGCAGGCCGGGATCATCGCCCTGCTGCGCCGGGTGACGTCGGCGCCGGGGAGTCCGGCCTGTCTGCTGGTCTCGCACGACCTCGCGGTCGTACGGCAGCTCGCGGACCGGGTGGTGGTGATGTACGGCGGGCGCACGGTGGAGTCCGGGACCGTCGGCGCGGTGTTCGACCGGCCCCGGCACCCGTACACCCGCGCGCTGCTGTCGGCCGTGCCCGCGTCCGTGCCGCGCGCGGGGCACGGCCGGACCGAGGGACCGGAGCCGCCGGAGCCGCCGGGGCTGCCGGAGCTGCCGGGGCTGCCGGTGGTGGACGGCGATGTGTCGGCCGGCTGCGCCTTCCGAGCCCGCTGCCCCGTCCACCGCCGGCTCCCGCCGGAGCACCGCCTGCTGTGCGAGCGCGATCTGCCGGCGCCCGCGGAGGACGGCGCGGCCTGCCACTTCCCCCACCCGGACGAGGGAGCGCCCCTCCACGGCCGTACGGCCTCGAAGGGGCGCCCCCCGGCGCAGTGA
- a CDS encoding ABC transporter permease yields the protein MRILPSRHGPGALLGLVLIALLCVYAAAGPYVSPSSPTDIDYGALSAPPGARHWFGTNRIGQDVFAQTARGLQKSLLIGLFVALAGTAFAAVAGTCAGYFGGWTDRAVTFLVDLFLVVPGFLVLVVVAPALRGAGWVAYAGALAALGWMLTARAVRATALSLRERPYVTAARHMGVRPLRIVRRHILPHMTSFLITHATIATAGAVISEAGLSYFGFGVQPPDVSLGTLIADSTEVALTYPWMFFFPTGMLLCFVLAVNLVGEALRDALDPRTARTEVPA from the coding sequence GTGAGAATCCTCCCGTCGCGGCACGGGCCGGGCGCGCTGCTGGGTCTCGTACTGATCGCGCTGCTGTGCGTGTACGCGGCGGCCGGGCCGTACGTGTCCCCGTCCTCGCCCACCGACATCGACTACGGGGCGCTCAGCGCGCCGCCGGGCGCCCGGCACTGGTTCGGCACCAACCGGATCGGCCAGGACGTGTTCGCGCAGACCGCGCGCGGGCTCCAGAAGTCGCTGCTGATCGGCCTGTTCGTCGCGCTGGCGGGCACGGCCTTCGCGGCGGTGGCCGGCACCTGCGCCGGGTACTTCGGCGGCTGGACCGACCGGGCCGTCACCTTCCTGGTGGACCTGTTCCTGGTGGTCCCGGGCTTCCTCGTGCTGGTCGTGGTGGCGCCCGCGCTGCGCGGGGCGGGCTGGGTGGCCTACGCGGGGGCGCTGGCCGCGCTCGGCTGGATGCTCACGGCGCGGGCGGTCCGCGCGACGGCGCTCTCCTTGCGCGAGCGGCCCTATGTGACGGCGGCCCGGCACATGGGCGTCCGCCCCCTGCGCATCGTCCGCCGGCACATCCTGCCGCACATGACCTCGTTCCTGATCACCCACGCGACGATCGCCACGGCCGGGGCGGTGATCAGCGAGGCGGGCCTGTCGTACTTCGGCTTCGGCGTCCAGCCGCCCGACGTGTCCCTGGGCACGCTGATCGCCGACAGCACGGAGGTCGCGCTCACCTATCCGTGGATGTTCTTCTTCCCCACCGGCATGCTGCTCTGCTTCGTCCTGGCGGTGAACCTGGTCGGCGAGGCGCTGCGCGACGCGCTCGATCCGAGGACCGCCCGCACCGAGGTACCGGCATGA
- a CDS encoding ABC transporter permease, with amino-acid sequence MAGRALWRITHSAALLLVSVLVSYVVASAALSPRAHFENRTPRPPASAVDHQLASLGLDDGTPVLLRFGHWSWRALHGDLGRTIDGEPVNAEFGRRVGVSVRLLLAGTVVGTGLGVLAGVWAAVRRGRLPDRVLTVFSFLVLSVPTFVLALLLKDGALSFNNSVGHTVIRYTGETTPGRRGAWPSGLADRASHLVLPAATVALGAIASYSRYQRAATLDVLAADHLRTAQAKGLTPGRALLRHGLRVSLVPMTTFFSFGFLALFTGSVFAEQIFCWPGVGSWFLAAAQEGDVNSVVAVCLFSAVTVLLAGLLADALLLVLDPRVRR; translated from the coding sequence ATGGCCGGCCGTGCGCTCTGGCGCATCACCCACAGCGCGGCCCTCCTCCTCGTCTCGGTTCTCGTGTCGTACGTGGTGGCCTCGGCCGCGCTCAGTCCGCGCGCCCACTTCGAGAACCGCACCCCCCGTCCGCCCGCCTCGGCGGTCGACCACCAGCTCGCCTCGCTCGGCCTGGACGACGGCACTCCGGTCCTGCTCCGGTTCGGGCACTGGTCCTGGCGGGCGCTCCACGGCGATCTGGGGCGGACCATCGACGGGGAGCCGGTGAACGCGGAGTTCGGGCGGCGCGTCGGTGTCTCGGTGCGGCTGCTGCTGGCCGGGACGGTGGTGGGGACCGGGCTCGGGGTGCTCGCGGGCGTGTGGGCCGCGGTCCGCAGGGGCCGCCTGCCCGACCGGGTGCTGACGGTCTTCTCCTTCCTCGTCCTGTCCGTCCCCACGTTCGTGCTGGCACTGCTCCTCAAGGACGGCGCGCTCTCCTTCAACAACAGCGTCGGGCACACGGTGATCCGTTACACCGGCGAGACGACGCCCGGCCGCCGGGGCGCCTGGCCGTCGGGGCTGGCCGACCGGGCGTCCCATCTGGTGCTGCCGGCCGCCACGGTGGCGCTCGGCGCCATCGCCTCCTACAGCCGCTACCAGCGGGCGGCGACCCTGGACGTGCTCGCCGCCGACCATCTGCGCACCGCGCAGGCCAAGGGCCTCACGCCCGGCCGCGCGCTGCTGCGCCACGGGCTGCGGGTGTCGCTGGTCCCGATGACGACGTTCTTCTCGTTCGGCTTCCTGGCCCTGTTCACCGGTTCGGTCTTCGCGGAGCAGATCTTCTGCTGGCCGGGCGTGGGCAGCTGGTTCCTGGCGGCGGCGCAGGAGGGCGACGTCAACTCGGTCGTCGCGGTCTGCCTGTTCTCGGCCGTGACGGTGCTGCTCGCCGGGCTGCTCGCCGACGCGCTGCTGCTGGTGCTCGACCCGCGGGTGCGCCGGTGA
- a CDS encoding ABC transporter family substrate-binding protein — protein sequence MSRLRSIGAVLGLLATTVLAGCSGSGGPPDGQRSAAAAYGSQSIGAAPVTGLRDGGTLTLGISAWPTQLNYHQVDGATDGVSQLAQLVEPGLFRRDARGVPHPDTDYLLSAKITDTSPQTVLYRLNPKARWSDGRPVGAADFAAQWRAIGRGDSRYHIADPTGYDQIASVGAGAGGDGAHEVKVVFRTPYTDWQRLFTPLYPASAIGTPDRFNQGWVDRIPVSAGPFKVASLDDTTETATVVRDPAWWGTRPRLDRIVLRTLLPGAALQAYRNGEIDAVNAGTAEDYAQLKDAGDSEIRIGSSWDEVHVALNGAAGPLTDIDVRHAVQRAVDRQALADVAAKGLPVGVPLLGNHIFMADQPGYADHSATWGTYDLAEARRLLDRAGWKQHGPGQPRTKDGRTLRLRFVVSTATTRLGLDLSQLVQSMLGQAGIKVDIVKVPANDYTAKYLNHGNFDLAMFRFVGLTYPSGVLSIYEQPHDGASLLNYGRVGDATVDTLLRQAAGTLDTRRATELYNRADAEIWRLGHDIELYQRPQLMAVRAGLANYGVPGLGDIDWTKVGWARSRSGTGAKTAAGTGTATASPAPRATP from the coding sequence GTGAGCCGATTACGCAGCATCGGAGCCGTTCTCGGACTGCTCGCGACGACCGTGCTCGCGGGATGCAGCGGATCCGGCGGCCCACCCGACGGACAGCGCTCCGCGGCGGCGGCCTACGGCTCCCAGAGCATCGGCGCCGCACCCGTGACCGGACTGCGTGACGGCGGAACGCTCACCCTCGGCATCTCCGCCTGGCCCACCCAGCTCAACTACCACCAGGTCGACGGCGCCACCGACGGGGTCTCACAGCTCGCCCAGCTCGTGGAGCCCGGTCTCTTCCGGCGCGACGCCAGGGGAGTCCCGCACCCCGACACCGACTACCTCCTGTCGGCGAAGATCACCGACACCTCGCCGCAGACCGTGCTCTACCGGCTCAACCCCAAGGCCCGCTGGTCCGACGGCCGGCCCGTGGGGGCGGCCGACTTCGCCGCCCAGTGGCGGGCCATCGGCCGCGGCGACAGCCGCTACCACATCGCCGACCCGACCGGCTACGACCAGATCGCCTCGGTGGGCGCGGGCGCCGGCGGTGACGGCGCGCACGAGGTGAAGGTCGTCTTCCGCACCCCCTACACCGACTGGCAGCGGCTGTTCACCCCGCTGTACCCGGCCTCCGCCATCGGCACCCCCGACCGGTTCAACCAGGGCTGGGTCGACCGGATCCCGGTCAGCGCCGGACCGTTCAAGGTCGCCTCGCTCGACGACACCACCGAGACCGCCACCGTCGTGCGCGACCCCGCGTGGTGGGGCACCCGGCCCCGGCTCGACAGGATCGTGCTGCGCACCCTGCTGCCCGGCGCCGCACTCCAGGCCTACCGCAACGGCGAGATCGACGCCGTCAACGCCGGCACCGCCGAGGACTACGCGCAGCTGAAGGACGCCGGGGACAGCGAGATCCGCATCGGCTCCTCCTGGGACGAGGTGCATGTGGCGCTCAACGGCGCCGCCGGGCCGCTGACCGACATCGACGTCCGGCACGCCGTCCAGCGGGCCGTCGACCGGCAGGCGCTCGCGGACGTCGCCGCCAAGGGACTTCCGGTGGGCGTCCCGCTGCTCGGCAACCACATCTTCATGGCCGACCAGCCCGGCTACGCCGACCACTCCGCCACCTGGGGCACCTACGACCTCGCCGAGGCCCGCCGCCTCCTGGACCGGGCCGGCTGGAAGCAGCACGGACCGGGCCAGCCGCGCACCAAGGACGGCAGGACGCTGCGGCTCCGGTTCGTCGTCAGCACGGCCACCACCCGCCTCGGCCTCGACCTCTCGCAGCTCGTCCAGTCGATGCTCGGCCAGGCCGGGATCAAGGTGGACATCGTCAAGGTGCCCGCGAACGACTACACCGCGAAGTACCTGAACCACGGCAACTTCGACCTGGCCATGTTCCGCTTCGTCGGCCTCACCTACCCGAGCGGCGTCCTGTCGATCTACGAACAGCCGCACGACGGCGCCTCGTTGCTCAACTACGGCAGGGTCGGAGACGCCACCGTCGACACGCTGCTGCGCCAGGCCGCCGGCACCCTCGACACACGGCGCGCCACCGAGCTGTACAACCGGGCGGACGCCGAGATCTGGCGCCTCGGCCATGACATCGAGCTGTACCAGCGCCCGCAGCTGATGGCGGTCCGCGCGGGCCTGGCCAACTACGGGGTCCCCGGACTCGGCGACATCGACTGGACCAAGGTCGGCTGGGCCAGGAGCCGCTCCGGGACCGGGGCGAAGACGGCCGCCGGTACCGGGACGGCGACGGCGTCCCCGGCGCCGCGGGCGACGCCGTAG